The window AATTTTAAAAATTAGCTCTTTTAATATTTGACTATCGTCTACAGCATTTGAAGTGGTTACACCTTTGGAACGTAAATCCGCCTCTTTAAGGTATCCCACCACATCAATAATCTTGCCTAAAGAATAATTCTTTGCTGCTATGGTATATTCTTTTACAAAATAAGGGTTTACCTTGATTAGCCCGGCAAGTTCTCTTTCCCCAAGGTTTTTATTGGCTTTGACCAATAATAGTCGAGAGAAATGAATGTATAAAAGTGTTAAAATGGGGATTAAAGGATGAGATTTAATATTCTGACCAAAGTAATTAATGATGGTATTTGCCTTATTGACATCTTTATAACTCAAGGCTTTGGTCAATTCAAAATTGTTAAAATCCTTACTGATTCCAATGTACTGTTGGATATGCCCGGGGTTTATTTTAACAGGTTCATTAAAATTGATAATCATTTTATCTATTTCATTGGTCAGCACTTCCATATTATTGCCTATAGATTCAGCCAAAATCTGGCAAGCTTTTGTTTCGATAGAATGTCCCTTTGATTTCACATATTGTTCAATATATGGGGAAAGTTTGTATTCAGGAACTTTGTCGGATTTTACCAGAATGGCTTTTTTATCCAACTCTTTGGCCAGGGCTTTCCGTCCATCCAAGGTTTTGTATTTATAGGCAAAAACCAAAATGGTACTTGGAAGTGGATTGTTGATATAGGCGATCAATTGTTGGTCTCCATTTTCCTTTCCAATTTCAAAAACATTTTGAGCCTCCTTTACTATGACCACTTGCCTGTCAGCCATCATAGGAAAACGTTTTGCATTGGTAAGAATCGAGGCTATGGTCGATTCTTTTCCATACATAATCGTTTGGTTAAAGCTTCGATCTTGAGGTGCAAGGGCATTGTTTTCAATGAAATCTGTAATTTTATCAATGAAATAAGGTTCTTCACCCTGAAGAAAATAAATAGGGGCAAATTTATTTGCTTCCAGTTCTTTTAAAATACTTTCCGGTTTACTGGCCATACCTGATTTAAAAATGAAACAAAAACAGTTCAAATATAAAAAGAATAAAGCATTATTAACTGTTGAATGAAACAATACCTTCATTACTTTTGTATGTATAATATCACAAATCGAATTAAAGGTGGAAACAATAGAAACTGGTATCTCTTATTATAAAGAAGGAAAATTTGAAGATGCTTTAGCGGTATTCAATAGGTTAATCAAAAAAGAAGGATCTCAACCTGCTTACTTGCATTATAGGGCTAGGGTTCAATCCAGATTGGGAGCCATGGAAGAGGCATTAATCGATTTTGACTTGTTATTAAAAGCAGATGCTTACAACACCACTTATATATCAGACAAGGCAGTGGTGCTTCATTTGCTTGACAGGAATAGAGAGGCGATGGAAGCCTTTGACCGGGCCTTAAACCTAGACCCAAATAATCCCTATCGCTACTCTAGCAGAGCCTATTTTAGAGATCGGATAGGTGATTTAAAAGGTGCTATAGAGGATTACGAAAAAGCCATTGAACTCGATCCGGAAGATGCGGTGGCGCACAATAACAAAGGAATAGTTGAGGAGAAACTTGGTTACAAAGAAAAATCTCAACAAAGTTTTTCCAAAGCGGACAAGCTAACCGGGTATAAAGCGCCTGAAAGAACAGAAGAAAAAACCTCTCCAATGCCGGAAATAAAGGAGAGTTCAAACAATGAAAACAACCCTCCTATTTCAGAAAAAAAGTCGCTTAATGTGAAGATCTATTTCAAAACTTTGGCAAGTATTTTTACTGATAAAAAAACCAGAGGGGAGTTTAAGTCATTTTTAAAGGAGAAATTTAAAGGTTCTTGATCACATAAAGCGGTTTATTAATAAAATAAGACATTTTCTTTGAAAGGTTTTTTGTAAAGAGGTTTTCAAACCAAGTCTTTTTCATACTTAAGGTAAACAATATATTTCCCTTGGAGGTAATCAAATAGTTTTCTAAGCCCAAAGCTGCATCATCTCTGTAGGATTTCAATACAAAATTCATTTTGTCATAGTGAGCAAAAGGTGCCAATTCTTCTTTTAAAGCCCGATGCATGGCCTTGTCTATAATATTGGATTTTGAACTTACATGAACAACATCAATTTCTGATTCAAATAAACCTGCAATTTTTACCACCTTTTGTATGGCCAACTTGTCTTCTTCCATGTAATCCGTAGCATATACCATTTTTCGGGGTGGTTTGAAAAATACTTTTCTTGGAATGATAAATACATCACAGTTTGCATGCTGAACCACTTTAGAAGCTTTGGTACCTATATAATTCTTTTTGAATTCATTGACACCTTCTGTCCCCATTATTATAAGGTCAACTTTATTTTCCTCTGCATATTCAAGGATAGTATTAACTGCTTTACCTTCTTTCACCAACGATTTACAAGCATGCAAGCCTTTGCCAAGGCTTTCTTCTTCCACCGTTTTGACCAGGCTATTAAGTTTATTTACAGCAGCATTTAGGCTTTCTTCCAATTCTTTATTCGGGAATAATTTTTTATAGTCTTCTGAGTCAGGAACATGAAATAAAGTTAATTCTGCATTTAATTTTTCACCCAACCTTGCGGCATATTCTATGGCATTCAACGCACATTCTGAAAAGTCAGTAGGACAAAGAATGGTATATTTTTTCATAATAAATTTTATCAGTAAATTTTAATATCCTTGAACAGTGCTGACCTCATTAATCAAAGGTCTATTTTCCATTGCATTTTTATAATTCGCAATGATTTGGGGTGCTGCTGCTCTATAATTGGTAATACTTGCGATGTGCGGAGTGACCATGATCTCATCCTTACTCCAAAAAGGATGTGTTTCAGGCAAGGGTTCTTTACTAAAAACATCCAATAAAGCCCCGGATACCTGACCTGATTCAATGGCTGGAATAAGATCTTCCTCAACAAGATGTTTACCTCTGGCAACATTGATAAGATAAGTTCCGGGTTTGAATTTATTAAATAAGTCATCATTCAAGAAACCCTCGGTTTTGGGTGTTAAAGGTAGTAGACAAACCACTACATTTATCTTGTCAAGAAATTCTTGAAGTTGAGGACCATAATAGTATGGATGTCGAAAAGAAGTTTTGGGTGAATTTCCATATCCAAAGCAGGGGATACCCAACCCGTGAACCTTATCCAAAACATCACCACCAAGCTCTCCCACACCCATGACTCCCACGGATATGGGGATTTCGGGCTGGGTCATGTCCCATTTTTTAAGTCTTTTATTGACTATATATCTATTGATTTGGCGATGAAAGTTGAGGATCCCCATGACAACATAATTGGTCATGGAAAAAGTAAGCCGAGGATCAACAATCCGGGTGATGGGAACTCCTTTAGGAATGTAATCCGCCATAATGTGGTCTACACCGGAACCCATCGAGCAAATAAGCTTTAAGTTAGGAAACGTTTTAAGTATGTTTTTGGGATGCTGCCATAATACCACTACCTCTACAAGGGCTTTATCTTTAATTTCGGGGTACACTTGAAGGTCAATTTCCGGGGCCAATTCTTGGAAAATATTTCTCCAAGAATTGAGTTCATTGTCAGTTTTATTAGGCGCAACAATTGCTAATGCCATGAAAAGAATTGGTTGGTTTTGGATAAACTAATTAATTAAAAACTCGTCAAAAGAATCTGTACAAATATACAGTCATAGGATAATTTAAACAGCGAAAATTGAACAGATAAATAATTAATTACAAATTAACTATCTTTACAAAAGGGTGATATTACCGTTTAAACAAAATAATAACCCATACTGTAAGGTTATCCTTTTCTTTATAGAGCTTTAAGACAATCTAATTATAAAATCAATGAAAACAAAGAATATTGTTTGCCTAATGGTGCTGTTTACAATTGTTAATATGAATGCATTTTCACAAATAAAAATGCCTCAGGCGAGTCCTAGTAGCAAAGTATCTCAGCAGGTAGGTTTAACCACCATCCATTTAGATTATTCAAGACCCGGAAAAAAGGGAAGAAAAATATTTGGAGAATTGGTACCATTTGGAAAAGTATGGAGAACCGGTGCCAATAATCCCACTAGCCTCGAATTTGATATTGATATAAAGGTAAATGGTCTGCCATTGAAGGCAGGAAAATATGCCATGTATACCATTCCTGAAAAGAAATCATGGACCATCATTTTTTCAAATAATACAGAGCTTTGGGGGGCTATGGGTTATGATCCTTCAGACGATGCCCTTAGAATCAATGTGCCTGTAACCAAACTAAAAAGCCCAGTAGAGTCTATGCAAATAAGTTTTACAGAACTCACAGATTCTGGTGCACAACTCAATATTGCATGGGACAAAACTTCAGTAGGTTTTACAATTGAAATGGAAGTAGACCGTGTGGTTATGGATCAAATTAAAAAACTATTGATAGATCGAGAAAGCGATGATGCCGGTTTACTTTTTCAAGCGTCCAATTATTATTACAACCAACAGAAGGATCTCAATAAGGCACTTGAGTGGGTGACAAAATCGGTAGAAAAAGATCCAAAATATTATACCGTCCATTTGAAGGCGAAAATTTTGGCTGCATTAGGGAAAAAGCAAGAGGCAATCTCAACTGCCCAGGTTTCAATGAAATTAGCAGAAGAAGCAGGTAACCTAGATTATGTAGCTCTAAATCAACGATTGATCGATACTTTATAAATGACTTTGGAAACTTCCTAAAACATTAAACTGATTTGGGAAATCTACCACCACTGATAAGCCGAATCATGAAATAGACAACCATAACCGAGCTCAAACCACTTTAATATCAGCCGCCGCGTGGCTAGTTTTCAACCCTTCTTTTCAACAGAGGATTACTCCAAAACGAAGCGTTACTATAATACGCAAGAAGCCTAATCCCTTGTGTTTGAAAAACTCCCTGAGTAGACTACGGCAATCCAATTACTAATCTAAGGTGATGATTTCTAGTCAATTAAAACCTATCCATTTTCTCTTAAACCAGCTCTGAAGAAGTCTACAGAGCTGGTTTTCTTTTTCAAATATTTCATCCCTAATGTGGAGAAATTTATTCCAAAATCAATCCATTCCCAAGGATTAAGTGGGAAAGTAATGAGCTACCACTTACACAATCCTTAATTAATCCTTCTTAAGGATTGGGTCCTTGGGCTTGGAGATAAATAAGTTTAAAATAGCTGCTATAAACATCACCAATAGGCAACCAATGGCATTGTACCACAAAAATCCAATATCAATACTAAAGTCTCCTACGGTTTTGCCATTGTAATAGTGAAGGGTTAGAATCAAAATTTCGGAGATTATAGCTGCCGTAAATACAGCGCGTCCGCCTACCCATTTCATAAAAAATGCTACCATAAATATCCCCAAAATACTTCCATAAAATAAGGAACCTAATAGATTTACAGCCTGAATAAGGTTTTCAAATAGTGTAGCATAAGTGGCAAAAAGAATGGCAAAAACTCCCCAAAGCACTGTAAACCACCTTGAAGACTTCATATAATGTTTAGAGCTTTCTTCTTTCTTAATCGATCTTCGGTAGATATCAATGGTGGTGGTGGAAGACAAGGCATTGAGTTCAGAAGCCGTAGACGACATGGCAGCACTAAAAATTACAGCGAAGAGCAACCCAATCACCCCTCTGGGTAAATAATCCATCACAAAGCGCATGAACACATAATCTGTATCTCGGGTTTCAGCCAAAGGGTCATTTTGAATAATCAATTCTTTTACTTTATCCCTCACCTCTTCTTGAGCTATGGATTGATTACTGATTGCCCCTTTGTACTTCTCCACAGCCTTCTCGTCTTCGGATTCAATCGCACCTAATAAGCTGTGAATACTTTTTTCTTTGTTTTCAAATATACTGGCGTATTCATTTTCCAGTGCTTCGAAATCTTCTACATATTCACTTGCTTTCAACTTATCAGTTTGAATCGTATTGAAGAAAACAGGAGGCTGATAAAATTGATAAAATACAAAAACCATTACCCCTATAAAAAGTATAATGAATTGCATGGGCACTTTGAGAAACCCATTCATCATTAACCCCATTCTGCTTTGCGTAAGTGTTCTTCCACTTAGATACCGCTGTACTTGAGATTGATCTGTGCCAAAATAGGAAAGAAATAGGAAAAGCGCCCCTGTGAAGCCTGACCAAAAATTATACCTGTCTGATAAATCAAATTCAAAATTGACAATATTAAGCTTTTCCATTTTCCCGGCCACATGCAAGGCTTCTGTAAAGCTTACTGGGATCATCTGAATGACTATTATACCTGCCAATACCATGCCTCCCATCATTACCGTCATTTGCTGTTTTTGGGTTACAGATACCGCTTTGGTACCACCGGATACGGTATATATAATCACTATGATTCCAATAAATACATTGGTAAAAGTAAGGTTCCACCCTAGTAGGGTAGACAAAATAATGGCCGGTGCATATATGGTGATTCCTGCAGCCAAACCTCTCTGTATCAAAAATAGACCTGCGGTCAAAGTCCTTGTCTTTAAGTCAAAACGTTGCTCTAGAAACTCATATGCTGTATATACTTTTAATTTATAGTACAGGGGTAAAAAGAACATGCAAATCACAATCATGGCTACAGGCAAGCCAAAATAAAATTGGATAAACCGCATACCATCAGAATAAGCTTGTCCTGGAGTACTTAAAAAAGTAATTGCCGAAGCCTGAGTGGCCATAATAGAAAGTCCAATGGTCAACCAATTCATGTCATTTCCACCACGAATATACTTGTCCATATCCTTAGGACCATAGGTCTTATATATGCCATAAACCGCTATGGTAAACAAAGTCCCAAATAAGACTGTCCAGTCGAGATAACTCATGAATAATGTTCAGTTAACCAATAAAATAAAAATATCAAGAGCCCTAAAACTACCATTTGGAACCAATATAGCTTGGTCCATTGGTTAAATGCTTTGTTATTTTTCATGACCTTGCTCGATAAGATTAACAAAAAGCTTGATGGCACCCGGAACACCTGCAGGAAGTAAACGGAACCATGATATGCCTGAATAGGTATACGTTCCTTTGCCATACTTAGCATGCAAAAGACTTCCTTTTGAAGCATTTTCACCGGGATCCTGCATCAGCAATGGACTTTGGTATCTTTCATCCCAAGAACCCGGAAAATATAAGCCCCTTTCCTGAACCCAGCCGTCAAAGTCTGCAGGCACAATTTTATTGGGAAGATTGAGAACAGGATGGTTTTTTAGAAGTAGCTCCACAGGTGAATTTTCTACCGTCACTCTATCTCTAGATAAGGTTAATGGGTAAGGCCCAAATTCATTACTTAGTAATGAGGCGGTAGTATTGTATTGAACAATAAGGTTACCTCCTGCTTTGACATACTCCATTAATGCGTCTTTATTTGAAACCATGTCCTGATTCACATTGAAAGCCCTGATCCCTGTTATTATGGTTGTGTATTTTTGGAAGTCAGATCCTAGCTGAGTTGCATCAATCATTTCGACCCTGTACCCAATATTCTGTAAGATCTCAGGTACCTTGTCCCCTGCTCCAGGTATGTAACCTATGGTTTGAGGACTAAGATTTAGATTTAGCCTAATCAAATTAAAGGATACCTTTGGGAAGTAAGTTAAATTAGGAATATGAGGGTATATAATCCTTGTGATCCCTTTATCAAATTCTTCCGCATTGTTGGTCACAAAGGAAATTTGATGGTTGGTTTTTCCTTCTCCTTTTACCTTATTCAATTCGATTTGAAAATGAATGGCTTTGTTTTTAATGTCTCGAAAAATTTCTTTAACCCTATATTCATTGTTATTTAAACCATCAACTCTTATAACTCCCTCTTTTAATTCTTTGCCAAAATTGACGATTACATCAACTATTCCGGAAGCCTCATTAAGTAGGAAAACATTGTCTTGTTTCACTGCTATAGCCACTTCAGGTACAATTTTAAAGGGTTGTATTACCTCCCCGCTCACCCTGTCATTATAGCGGAATTGCAAGGGTAAGTTCACCTCAAACTCTTCTCCCAACAAGGTAAAAGTCAATTTTCCCGAAATGGTCGGTGAATTGTAGGCTTTACCTATCATTTCCTGATCTTTTACTGTGTATAAATTATTATCTGGTTGTAACCTAAGCCAATAAGGCTGGGAATTTAAATGGTCTTTAGGAATGGTAAAATCAAGTTCTTTTTCTATGGAATTATTATTGGATAGATCCGTATCTAGTTTGACCACCCGGTCAAGAACCTCAAATGTTTTTATTTTAACTTTTTTATCAGTGACTTGATTTAAAATCAGTTTACTATGCACCACTGCCTCAGGAAAATTCAATTCTTTATCTGAAAGAAAAAGTCCTCTCCATCCCAAAGTTTCCCTTATCAGTTGATCAACAAGGCTTTGCTTTTCCTTGACCCAGGGTAAGCCCTTTTGAATTTTGTTCAGTTCTTTTTTTATTTCGATCAATTGTTCAATATTATTGGAAGGTTCCACAAAATCGAAGGTATCAATCAAATGGCTAATTTTGTTGACAATCAAACTTCCATTGGAAAGCTGAAGCCAACGTAGTTCAAGGTCTTCAAATGGAGAAACATCAAAGGATTTGCCATCCACCAATTCTATAAGATCCATTTCATGACCAATGCTTGCAGTTGCACCAAACCCTTGTGATTTATGCATGGTCCTACTGTTGGCGGCAATTTGAGAATAACTAAGCCCAAGTATAGGGTTAAAATTACCTACAGGGAATTGATAATATTGCTTACCTGGTTTTTGATCATATACTCCTCCCCAATTGTATGCATTCCAAAAAATTCGTTTTGCAGACCAAGGCTCCACATAAGTCAACTGCTCGGGAAAAGCATTGGGGTCGCCTGAAACCTTAAATGCCTCTCCAGCAATAATCGCAGAAGTGGTATGGTGACCATGGGTAATACCCGGAGTTGTATTAAATCTGGTAATAATAATGTCAGGTTGAAAATTACGTATAACCCAAACCACATCAGACAACAGCTTTTTTCGATCCCAATTATTCAATGTTTCATTGGGATTTCTACTGTAACCAAAATCTATGGCTCGAGAGAAAAATTGTTTTCCCCCATCCGTTTCTCTTGCTTTAAGAAGCTCTTGAGTTCGAATCATCCCTAACTCCATCCCTAGCTCTTTACCAATTAAATTTTGCCCCCCATCACCCCTAGTTAAGGAAAGATAAGCTACATCAGCCATTTCTTCATTGGCCAGGTAAGCAATAAGCCTAGTATTTTCATCATCCGGGTGGGCAGCTACATACAATATCTTTTTGGTTTCCTTTAGCTTTAATAAGCCATGATAAACTGAAGCACTACTTTGGGCTAGTAGGTAATTATTAAAAAATAAACAGCCTATTAAAAGTAGGCATAAACTTATGGGCTTTTTATAGAGTTCTTTGAACTGATTTGGTATCATAATTAAAAGTAAGCATTGTGAAATGTAAGCTAAAACTAAATTATATTAATGGAAATATAGGCAGATCAAGTTAAGTATTTGAATCACGGTTGATCTCATTGGAGAAACTGAATAAAATTGTTAACTTTTACTCAGCATTGTACCAATATTCTTACTGAATTTCACAAAAATAGTTTCAAGTGAGAAAGATTAATTCGGTATCAATGAACTGATTCTTGTTGTTTTTAAATTTGATTAGGGTTAATTGTCTTAATAAAAACTTTTAATATGGACAGCAATAAAGACCACAAAGATATTCCCGGCAACCCGTCAACAGCCTATTCAAGTAAATTCCACTTGAATGACAGATCCAATGGGAAAAAATTACAAATAATGACTGAGTCTGATTGGGATTTTTGGGTCAAAAATGGCTATGTGATTATTCCTCAAGCTATACCAAAATCCTATACTTCAAGGTTGGCAAAACTCTTATGGGAATTTGAGGAAAAAGACCCGGATGATATGGCTACCTGGTATGCTACCGCATCTAAAGACATGGAGATGGTAGAGCTTACCAATAGTGGCATGGTTGAAATTTACAACCATCAATACCTATGGGACATCAGGCAATACCCAAAAGTCTATGAAGCTTTTACAGATATTTGGGGCATGGATAAGCTTTGGGTAAGTATAGATAGGGCCAACCTAAACCTTCCATCCAAGCCTGGCTTTGAGTTTAAGGGTTTTATTCATTGGGATTACGACCCGGAAACAAATCCTCAAAATGTCCAAGGATTGGTTGCACTTAATGACCAAGTTGATGAAGGTGTGGGCGGTTTTCAATGTATTCCCGAGCTTTACCGAAGCTATGAAACATGGAAACAAGGACAGCCTATAGATAGGGACCGGTTTAAGCCGGACATAACCGGCTTTGAACTTGAAAAAGTAAAATTGATGGAAGGGGATTTGTTGATCTTTAATAGTAAGCTTCCACATGGTATTCGGCCTAATATTAGTGAAGATCAGGTTCGTATGGCACAATACATATCCATGATGCCTGCTGAGGAAGACAATGAGGAAAAACGAAATTGGAGAATCTCCTCATGGAAAAACAAAATAGCACCCAAAGGTTATGCCTTTCCGGGCGATCCTAGAGAATGGGAAAAGAAATTGTATCCTAGGGCTAAGTTAAGCCCCTTGGGAGAAAAACTTTTGGGAGTTACTTTATGGTAACTCCCAAAAGTTTTATAGGGTCCACCAATAAGTGAATTTTAATGCCAAGGTTCTATTTTTTACATAAAACGGCGCAGGTACATAATTGTCAGTATAAACCAAGTAAAGATCTGATGCAGGTTTAAATCTCCACTGGAACCTGGTATTAAGATTGATATTGTTTATTTGCTCATTGTATTGCCCGAAAGCTGTAAAGAAAAGGGTATTGGTGAAAGTAACATCCACCCTAGGCCCAACGAGCCAAAATTTGGTATTTCCCCATGGTTCCGGCAAATCTATTTGGTTGTAATTCCCTGTTATCGATAGACCTACATATGGTTGAAAACGATAGCCTAGTTCCCCTGCGAGGTTTAGTCTTTCTCCATCTGCAAAATAACCTCCATATTGAGAAGAAAGGGTATAGGTAAATAAGCTTTGCGGTTTAGAAACATACTCCAACCCAAAGGAATTCCACTGATGTTCGGTATAAGCGTCAAGAGTAAATTGACTGTAATTGGTAGGGTCAAAGGCTTGTTGCAAGATAATATGATTGTAAGCATATTTTGCTGTCAATACACTTTGGCTCCTAAAATTAACTCCATATGAAAGTGAGGTAATATTATCCGTTTGGTTCATGTCCATGTCATAAAACAAGGAGGTATTAACTGTAGGGCCATGGTTTAGAATTAATTTACTTTTTGGGAAAAACAAATAGGATGCATTCGGATTGATTCGGTAATAGCCATTTCGCGGTACATAACCTACTTCTGCCAGATAGTTAGGAGCTACATATTCATGTTTCCATTCCCAAATCAAGTTTCCCCCCAAATATTTAATATTGGCAGCATGTACTGCGCTCTCATTGGAGGCTAAGGGACTGAAAGACTTGACATAGAAGGCTTTACCTGTCCATTTACCATTAGAAGAAGCCAAATTATATTCTAAACCTGCATTCCTATTATAACTGGTAATCGGGTTTTCTACACCTTCTCCACCGGTTGGGATACTCCCAATATTGGTGCGGTTAACGAATATCACTCCGATATTTGACCGTTGTCCAACCCTTCTTTGTCCGGCAAGAACGGTATAATTTTGTGAAGGGGTATTGGTTTCACTTACCTTCCCAGTTTGCATGTTCATGGCCCCTATACGCCAATCCTTATTGATTTTTCCACTTAGCCTTGCTCCAAATTGAATGGGCGCATTCAAACCAATTCTTCTAGAGAAAAATGGCCTGATGGTTTCATATCCGAAACTCGCAAATAAATCTCCGTTTTCCAGGAAAAATTGTCTCCGCTCAGGATAAAACAATTCAAAACGATCCAAGTTAGTGATTTGTCTATCCACTTCAACCTGTGAAAAATCCGGATTAACCGTCAAATCTAAATTAAGAGAGGAACTAACAGCAATCTTGGCATCTACCCCAAC of the Cyclobacterium marinum DSM 745 genome contains:
- the holA gene encoding DNA polymerase III subunit delta produces the protein MASKPESILKELEANKFAPIYFLQGEEPYFIDKITDFIENNALAPQDRSFNQTIMYGKESTIASILTNAKRFPMMADRQVVIVKEAQNVFEIGKENGDQQLIAYINNPLPSTILVFAYKYKTLDGRKALAKELDKKAILVKSDKVPEYKLSPYIEQYVKSKGHSIETKACQILAESIGNNMEVLTNEIDKMIINFNEPVKINPGHIQQYIGISKDFNNFELTKALSYKDVNKANTIINYFGQNIKSHPLIPILTLLYIHFSRLLLVKANKNLGERELAGLIKVNPYFVKEYTIAAKNYSLGKIIDVVGYLKEADLRSKGVTTSNAVDDSQILKELIFKILH
- a CDS encoding tetratricopeptide repeat protein codes for the protein METIETGISYYKEGKFEDALAVFNRLIKKEGSQPAYLHYRARVQSRLGAMEEALIDFDLLLKADAYNTTYISDKAVVLHLLDRNREAMEAFDRALNLDPNNPYRYSSRAYFRDRIGDLKGAIEDYEKAIELDPEDAVAHNNKGIVEEKLGYKEKSQQSFSKADKLTGYKAPERTEEKTSPMPEIKESSNNENNPPISEKKSLNVKIYFKTLASIFTDKKTRGEFKSFLKEKFKGS
- a CDS encoding universal stress protein, with the protein product MKKYTILCPTDFSECALNAIEYAARLGEKLNAELTLFHVPDSEDYKKLFPNKELEESLNAAVNKLNSLVKTVEEESLGKGLHACKSLVKEGKAVNTILEYAEENKVDLIIMGTEGVNEFKKNYIGTKASKVVQHANCDVFIIPRKVFFKPPRKMVYATDYMEEDKLAIQKVVKIAGLFESEIDVVHVSSKSNIIDKAMHRALKEELAPFAHYDKMNFVLKSYRDDAALGLENYLITSKGNILFTLSMKKTWFENLFTKNLSKKMSYFINKPLYVIKNL
- a CDS encoding 2-hydroxyacid dehydrogenase; its protein translation is MALAIVAPNKTDNELNSWRNIFQELAPEIDLQVYPEIKDKALVEVVVLWQHPKNILKTFPNLKLICSMGSGVDHIMADYIPKGVPITRIVDPRLTFSMTNYVVMGILNFHRQINRYIVNKRLKKWDMTQPEIPISVGVMGVGELGGDVLDKVHGLGIPCFGYGNSPKTSFRHPYYYGPQLQEFLDKINVVVCLLPLTPKTEGFLNDDLFNKFKPGTYLINVARGKHLVEEDLIPAIESGQVSGALLDVFSKEPLPETHPFWSKDEIMVTPHIASITNYRAAAPQIIANYKNAMENRPLINEVSTVQGY
- a CDS encoding DUF2911 domain-containing protein — its product is MKTKNIVCLMVLFTIVNMNAFSQIKMPQASPSSKVSQQVGLTTIHLDYSRPGKKGRKIFGELVPFGKVWRTGANNPTSLEFDIDIKVNGLPLKAGKYAMYTIPEKKSWTIIFSNNTELWGAMGYDPSDDALRINVPVTKLKSPVESMQISFTELTDSGAQLNIAWDKTSVGFTIEMEVDRVVMDQIKKLLIDRESDDAGLLFQASNYYYNQQKDLNKALEWVTKSVEKDPKYYTVHLKAKILAALGKKQEAISTAQVSMKLAEEAGNLDYVALNQRLIDTL
- a CDS encoding sodium:solute symporter gives rise to the protein MSYLDWTVLFGTLFTIAVYGIYKTYGPKDMDKYIRGGNDMNWLTIGLSIMATQASAITFLSTPGQAYSDGMRFIQFYFGLPVAMIVICMFFLPLYYKLKVYTAYEFLEQRFDLKTRTLTAGLFLIQRGLAAGITIYAPAIILSTLLGWNLTFTNVFIGIIVIIYTVSGGTKAVSVTQKQQMTVMMGGMVLAGIIVIQMIPVSFTEALHVAGKMEKLNIVNFEFDLSDRYNFWSGFTGALFLFLSYFGTDQSQVQRYLSGRTLTQSRMGLMMNGFLKVPMQFIILFIGVMVFVFYQFYQPPVFFNTIQTDKLKASEYVEDFEALENEYASIFENKEKSIHSLLGAIESEDEKAVEKYKGAISNQSIAQEEVRDKVKELIIQNDPLAETRDTDYVFMRFVMDYLPRGVIGLLFAVIFSAAMSSTASELNALSSTTTIDIYRRSIKKEESSKHYMKSSRWFTVLWGVFAILFATYATLFENLIQAVNLLGSLFYGSILGIFMVAFFMKWVGGRAVFTAAIISEILILTLHYYNGKTVGDFSIDIGFLWYNAIGCLLVMFIAAILNLFISKPKDPILKKD
- a CDS encoding PIG-L family deacetylase produces the protein MIPNQFKELYKKPISLCLLLIGCLFFNNYLLAQSSASVYHGLLKLKETKKILYVAAHPDDENTRLIAYLANEEMADVAYLSLTRGDGGQNLIGKELGMELGMIRTQELLKARETDGGKQFFSRAIDFGYSRNPNETLNNWDRKKLLSDVVWVIRNFQPDIIITRFNTTPGITHGHHTTSAIIAGEAFKVSGDPNAFPEQLTYVEPWSAKRIFWNAYNWGGVYDQKPGKQYYQFPVGNFNPILGLSYSQIAANSRTMHKSQGFGATASIGHEMDLIELVDGKSFDVSPFEDLELRWLQLSNGSLIVNKISHLIDTFDFVEPSNNIEQLIEIKKELNKIQKGLPWVKEKQSLVDQLIRETLGWRGLFLSDKELNFPEAVVHSKLILNQVTDKKVKIKTFEVLDRVVKLDTDLSNNNSIEKELDFTIPKDHLNSQPYWLRLQPDNNLYTVKDQEMIGKAYNSPTISGKLTFTLLGEEFEVNLPLQFRYNDRVSGEVIQPFKIVPEVAIAVKQDNVFLLNEASGIVDVIVNFGKELKEGVIRVDGLNNNEYRVKEIFRDIKNKAIHFQIELNKVKGEGKTNHQISFVTNNAEEFDKGITRIIYPHIPNLTYFPKVSFNLIRLNLNLSPQTIGYIPGAGDKVPEILQNIGYRVEMIDATQLGSDFQKYTTIITGIRAFNVNQDMVSNKDALMEYVKAGGNLIVQYNTTASLLSNEFGPYPLTLSRDRVTVENSPVELLLKNHPVLNLPNKIVPADFDGWVQERGLYFPGSWDERYQSPLLMQDPGENASKGSLLHAKYGKGTYTYSGISWFRLLPAGVPGAIKLFVNLIEQGHEK
- a CDS encoding phytanoyl-CoA dioxygenase family protein, giving the protein MDSNKDHKDIPGNPSTAYSSKFHLNDRSNGKKLQIMTESDWDFWVKNGYVIIPQAIPKSYTSRLAKLLWEFEEKDPDDMATWYATASKDMEMVELTNSGMVEIYNHQYLWDIRQYPKVYEAFTDIWGMDKLWVSIDRANLNLPSKPGFEFKGFIHWDYDPETNPQNVQGLVALNDQVDEGVGGFQCIPELYRSYETWKQGQPIDRDRFKPDITGFELEKVKLMEGDLLIFNSKLPHGIRPNISEDQVRMAQYISMMPAEEDNEEKRNWRISSWKNKIAPKGYAFPGDPREWEKKLYPRAKLSPLGEKLLGVTLW